In a genomic window of Streptomyces roseoviridis:
- a CDS encoding alpha/beta hydrolase has translation MVRRLDVSGADGVRLAAWDFTEQTAPQTGSGVLLLHGLMGRASHWEPTARWLAARHRTIALDQRGHGHSEKPAAGPFTREAYVADATAVVERLGLGPVTLVGHSMGALTAWQLAAERPDLVRALVICDMRASALGAASQREWQDWFRRWPVPFPSLDAVRRWFGEEDPWVEHPRPARGAFFAEVMTERPDGWRPVFDPAQMLASRATWVHDAHWDSLAQVRCPALVVRGLDGELGRAEAQEMVRVLPRGAYAEIPDAGHLLHYEHADAWREAVEPFLNGVLTS, from the coding sequence ATGGTGCGACGACTCGACGTCTCGGGGGCCGACGGCGTACGCCTGGCGGCCTGGGACTTCACCGAACAGACCGCGCCGCAGACCGGTTCCGGCGTCCTGCTCCTCCACGGCCTGATGGGCCGTGCCTCCCACTGGGAGCCCACGGCCCGCTGGCTCGCCGCCCGCCACCGTACGATCGCCCTCGACCAGCGCGGCCACGGCCACAGCGAGAAGCCCGCGGCCGGCCCCTTCACCCGCGAGGCGTACGTCGCCGACGCGACCGCCGTCGTCGAACGGCTCGGCCTCGGCCCCGTCACCCTGGTCGGGCACTCGATGGGCGCGCTCACCGCCTGGCAGCTCGCCGCCGAGCGCCCCGACCTGGTCCGGGCCCTCGTCATCTGCGACATGCGCGCCTCCGCGCTCGGTGCCGCGTCCCAGCGTGAGTGGCAGGACTGGTTCCGCCGCTGGCCCGTCCCCTTCCCCTCGCTCGACGCCGTCCGCCGGTGGTTCGGCGAGGAGGACCCCTGGGTGGAGCATCCCCGCCCCGCCCGCGGCGCCTTCTTCGCCGAGGTGATGACCGAACGCCCCGACGGCTGGCGGCCCGTCTTCGACCCCGCCCAGATGCTGGCCTCGCGCGCGACCTGGGTCCACGACGCCCATTGGGACTCCCTCGCCCAGGTCCGCTGCCCCGCCCTGGTCGTCCGCGGTCTCGACGGCGAACTCGGCCGCGCCGAGGCCCAGGAGATGGTCCGCGTCCTCCCGCGCGGTGCCTACGCGGAGATCCCCGACGCGGGTCATCTCCTCCATTACGAGCACGCCGACGCCTGGCGCGAGGCGGTCGAGCCCTTCCTGAACGGCGTCCTCACCTCCTGA
- a CDS encoding SIS domain-containing protein has translation MGESKLAGQFFDAAIGLLQKVRDEDAADIAAAGTAIAEAVAAGGRLFAFGAGHSSLAAQDVVYRAGGLALMNLLAVPGVVGVDVMPATLGSALERVDGLAGAVLDSSPARSGDVLIVISLSGRNALPVEMAMNARALGLTVIGVTSVAYATETRSRHVSGTYLKDHCDIVLDSKIAVGDAELTHEGIEAPFAPASTVVTSALMQATMAAAAEEMVRLGIEPPLLRSGNVDGGHEWNGRVMTEYGDRIFFRH, from the coding sequence ATGGGCGAGAGCAAGCTGGCCGGACAGTTCTTCGACGCCGCCATCGGGCTGCTCCAGAAGGTGCGGGACGAGGACGCGGCGGACATCGCGGCCGCCGGCACCGCCATCGCCGAGGCCGTCGCGGCGGGCGGCCGGCTCTTCGCGTTCGGCGCGGGCCACTCGTCGCTCGCCGCGCAGGACGTCGTCTACCGGGCGGGCGGCCTCGCCCTGATGAACCTGCTGGCCGTCCCCGGCGTCGTCGGGGTCGACGTCATGCCCGCCACCCTGGGCTCCGCCCTCGAACGCGTCGACGGCCTGGCCGGCGCGGTCCTGGACTCCTCCCCCGCCCGCTCCGGCGACGTCCTGATCGTCATCTCGCTGTCCGGGCGCAACGCCCTGCCGGTCGAGATGGCGATGAACGCGCGCGCCCTCGGCCTCACCGTGATCGGGGTGACCTCGGTGGCGTACGCGACGGAGACCAGGTCGCGGCACGTCTCGGGCACGTATCTGAAGGACCACTGCGACATCGTCCTCGACTCCAAGATCGCCGTCGGCGACGCCGAGCTCACCCACGAGGGCATCGAGGCCCCCTTCGCCCCCGCCTCGACCGTCGTCACCAGCGCTCTGATGCAGGCCACGATGGCCGCCGCGGCCGAGGAGATGGTCCGCCTCGGCATCGAGCCGCCGCTGCTGCGGTCGGGGAACGTGGACGGCGGACACGAGTGGAACGGCCGGGTGATGACGGAGTACGGGGACCGGATCTTCTTCCGCCACTGA
- a CDS encoding metal-dependent transcriptional regulator, which yields MSGLIDTTEMYLRTILELEEEGVVPMRARIAERLDQSGPTVSQTVARMERDGLVAVASDRHLELTDEGRRLATRVMRKHRLAECLLVDVIGLEWEQVHAEACRWEHVMSEAVERRVLELLRHPTESPYGNPIPGLEELGEKAEAESFLDDSMVSLADLDAGGEGKTVIVRRIGEPIQTDAQLMYTLRRAGVQPGSVVSVTESPGGVLVGSSGEAAELDAEVAAHVFVAKR from the coding sequence ATGTCCGGACTGATCGACACCACGGAGATGTATCTCCGCACCATCCTTGAGCTTGAGGAGGAAGGTGTTGTCCCCATGCGCGCCCGTATCGCCGAGCGGCTGGACCAGAGCGGTCCGACCGTCAGCCAGACGGTCGCCCGCATGGAGCGCGACGGCCTCGTGGCGGTCGCGAGCGACCGCCACCTGGAGCTCACGGACGAGGGCCGCCGCCTGGCCACCCGCGTGATGCGCAAGCACCGGCTCGCCGAGTGCCTGCTCGTCGACGTGATCGGCCTGGAGTGGGAGCAGGTCCACGCGGAGGCGTGCCGCTGGGAGCACGTGATGAGCGAGGCCGTGGAGCGCCGGGTCCTGGAGCTGCTGCGCCACCCGACGGAGTCGCCGTACGGCAACCCGATCCCGGGCCTGGAGGAGCTGGGCGAGAAGGCGGAGGCCGAGTCGTTCCTGGACGACTCGATGGTCTCGCTGGCCGACCTCGACGCGGGCGGCGAGGGCAAGACCGTGATCGTGCGCCGCATCGGCGAGCCGATCCAGACGGACGCCCAGCTGATGTACACGCTGCGGCGCGCGGGCGTGCAGCCCGGCTCCGTCGTCTCGGTGACGGAGTCCCCGGGCGGCGTCCTGGTGGGCAGCAGCGGCGAGGCGGCTGAGCTGGACGCCGAGGTCGCGGCGCACGTCTTCGTCGCCAAGCGCTAG